CCCTGCAATGATATTTTCCCTTTTGCAGGTTTTTGGATACCTGTTAATAACTGAAGGAAAGTGCTTTTACCGGCTCCGTTTTTCCCTTGCAACAAAATATTATCCGTGCTCCAAATTGTCAGAAACAGGTCTTTAACAATAAATTCTGCTTTAGGATATGCAAAACTGAGCTCTTCAATATTGTAAAGAACTTCCGAAACAGGTTTGATGGCACAGTCCCGTTCATCCTGCCAAGGCAAATCTGCCTCGGTGAATATAGAATTATTTATAGCCAGGGGTTGTAAGTTTTCCGGTAAAGTGTATGAATCATCAGCTATTCCTTCAATTAACGGATTGTGATCTGCAATTATGATGATTTTACCTTGCTCTTTCTTGTTTTTAAGCCACTTTAAGACCAAATCGGTTGCCTGTTTATCCAATCCGTTTAAGGGCTCATCTAAAAGCAGTAAGGGAGGGTCAATTGTCTCCGCAACAGCACAAAGCAAAAGTTTTTTCTCCCCTCCGCTAAGCGTGGAAGGGTCTCTTTGTAACATATTTTCCAGTCCAAATTGCCCAGCTGCCAGGTTTATTTTACTCATCAATTTTCCCTGAGGCAAGGCAATATGTTCCAAAGCAAAAGCAAGTTCGGATAGGCAATCGGGAAAAAATAACTGTGCTTCAGTATCGCTTAACTGATGCCATAAATAGTGATATTTTTCTTTCAGGGGAATCGTTTGCAAATCCATATCCCCTAAAAGAATGTTGCCGGTAGTTTGGGCTTTCACATATTCCGGAATTATTCCACTGATGGCATTCAGCAATGAACTTTTTCCGCTGGCATTATGTCCCTTTAAATGAAATATACAGCCCTCAGGAATTTTTAGCTTGATACCCTCACATAATTTCCTTTCCTCAAAGGAAATACCGAAATCCTTCAAGATAAGCATCAGAAAAGCTCTATGAAAAGCGCTCCTTTAAAAACCTGCGGTTCAGCTAAGGCATCGGTAAAATTCATCA
This portion of the Candidatus Cloacimonas sp. genome encodes:
- a CDS encoding ATP-binding cassette domain-containing protein, translating into MLILKDFGISFEERKLCEGIKLKIPEGCIFHLKGHNASGKSSLLNAISGIIPEYVKAQTTGNILLGDMDLQTIPLKEKYHYLWHQLSDTEAQLFFPDCLSELAFALEHIALPQGKLMSKINLAAGQFGLENMLQRDPSTLSGGEKKLLLCAVAETIDPPLLLLDEPLNGLDKQATDLVLKWLKNKKEQGKIIIIADHNPLIEGIADDSYTLPENLQPLAINNSIFTEADLPWQDERDCAIKPVSEVLYNIEELSFAYPKAEFIVKDLFLTIWSTDNILLQGKNGAGKSTFLQLLTGIQKPAKGKISLQGKPLQGLDSKNFAHFYYQSQITRENLLGISVKQNWLFWQIALPQLINLPLQEDPLFTELSAGQQKMVSQQILPYLLSKFWILDEPFASLDENAGKQLLQLLQYKSKNYPGMLIVSHSLEEHRDIFNRVLSFQNQTLQEEK